One stretch of Catellicoccus marimammalium M35/04/3 DNA includes these proteins:
- a CDS encoding HelD family protein: MTTWDEEQLHINEVAQDLVTQVKTIKKQKKEIAQRQQRALQNKKIPIKDGNEQAFYESAVEWKQFEDELQINEQLWEQWAKKEKLYEKMVGNPYFGKLYVQLDGEPLAIYLGLANFGPDENPEIYDWRAPIGDLFYQDKLGEMSYALEDGKKQTAYLENKRQFVIEKGQLKVMADTKETIVDQILLQALEEKSQAHMKEVVTTIQKDQNTMIRDPHRHVLIEGVAGSGKTVVLMQRIAYQMYRQRKYIKANERLMFSPNPIFSDYISQVLPSLGEVDIQRLEWEEWIWQLVPYQKEETKKEFLAFEEELLSTKGLQLLKEYIDTLPKRGLQFRNIAFGLPKEMEPKLLFSKKKWQELYQSLPAEGSPAQKMEVLRQKGERALEKVQQRYVKSQEFAELFELYAPESLDQLQQQVAPEQLEEVVTDQLLDAIFYTAKRAIQQLKFVHLPKQCLDFYQWVLAKEEYAFAKGYAEYFIANIKNHQLTAVQAKFFLFFQQWLTPKTLRQNYESIFVDEVQDYSGLDFCLLKLLFPHAEWTLCGDYHQLLAERTSVLPLLDEIFQTKFVRHQLLTNYRSTQEITRFSNAIMGLELEQSISIRQGEVPTFIHNLSELNDKKEERIAFIAPTKELAKEFYEEHKRDLPLQWISHQKTLPETGYFVLEVALAKGLEFDEVVMVKTKAEQNKNILYTMATRAMHHLWIYTSKEEVPAWLKNIPNTLYQKKD, from the coding sequence ATGACTACATGGGATGAGGAACAATTACATATTAATGAAGTAGCCCAAGATTTAGTAACCCAAGTTAAAACAATAAAAAAACAAAAGAAAGAAATTGCTCAAAGGCAGCAAAGAGCTTTACAAAACAAAAAAATTCCAATTAAAGATGGAAATGAACAAGCTTTTTATGAGTCTGCTGTAGAATGGAAGCAGTTTGAAGATGAATTACAAATTAATGAGCAACTTTGGGAACAATGGGCTAAGAAAGAAAAATTATATGAAAAAATGGTAGGAAATCCATATTTTGGGAAACTCTATGTGCAATTAGATGGTGAACCATTAGCTATTTATTTGGGATTAGCTAATTTTGGACCAGATGAAAACCCAGAAATCTACGATTGGCGAGCACCGATTGGTGATTTATTTTATCAAGATAAATTAGGAGAAATGAGTTATGCTTTAGAAGATGGAAAGAAACAAACCGCATACTTAGAAAACAAACGTCAATTTGTCATTGAAAAAGGTCAATTAAAAGTTATGGCTGATACAAAAGAAACGATTGTCGATCAAATTCTATTACAAGCCTTAGAAGAAAAAAGTCAAGCACACATGAAAGAAGTGGTCACAACGATTCAAAAAGATCAAAATACAATGATTCGAGATCCACATCGACATGTATTAATTGAAGGGGTAGCTGGAAGTGGGAAAACGGTAGTTTTAATGCAACGAATTGCTTATCAAATGTATCGCCAACGTAAGTATATTAAAGCAAATGAACGATTAATGTTTTCTCCTAATCCTATCTTTAGCGACTATATTTCGCAAGTTTTACCTTCTTTAGGAGAAGTTGATATTCAGCGGTTAGAATGGGAAGAATGGATTTGGCAGCTTGTTCCATATCAAAAAGAAGAAACGAAAAAAGAATTTTTAGCGTTCGAAGAAGAATTGTTATCAACGAAAGGATTACAATTATTAAAAGAATATATAGATACATTACCAAAACGAGGATTGCAATTTCGAAATATTGCGTTTGGTTTACCAAAGGAAATGGAACCAAAACTTTTATTTAGTAAGAAAAAGTGGCAAGAACTTTATCAATCATTACCCGCTGAAGGTTCTCCAGCTCAGAAAATGGAAGTTTTGCGACAAAAAGGGGAACGTGCATTAGAAAAAGTGCAACAACGTTATGTGAAAAGTCAAGAATTTGCGGAGTTGTTTGAACTATATGCGCCAGAATCGTTAGATCAGCTTCAACAACAAGTAGCACCAGAACAACTAGAGGAAGTTGTGACCGATCAATTATTGGATGCCATTTTTTATACGGCAAAGCGAGCCATTCAACAATTGAAATTTGTTCATTTGCCAAAGCAATGTCTTGACTTTTATCAATGGGTACTAGCAAAAGAAGAATACGCTTTTGCCAAAGGATATGCCGAATATTTTATTGCAAATATTAAAAATCATCAGTTAACTGCTGTACAAGCAAAATTCTTCTTATTCTTCCAACAGTGGTTAACTCCTAAAACATTGCGTCAAAATTATGAATCAATTTTTGTCGATGAAGTACAAGATTATAGTGGACTTGATTTTTGTCTTTTAAAATTATTATTCCCTCATGCAGAGTGGACCCTTTGCGGAGATTATCATCAATTATTAGCAGAACGAACGAGTGTTTTACCTCTTTTAGATGAAATTTTCCAAACAAAATTTGTACGTCATCAATTATTGACCAATTATCGTAGTACACAAGAAATTACACGTTTTAGTAATGCGATTATGGGGCTAGAATTAGAACAATCGATTTCAATTCGTCAAGGAGAAGTTCCTACTTTTATCCATAACTTGTCAGAATTAAATGATAAAAAAGAAGAACGCATTGCTTTTATTGCACCAACCAAAGAATTAGCTAAAGAGTTTTATGAAGAACATAAGAGAGATCTGCCTTTGCAATGGATTTCTCATCAAAAAACGCTACCTGAGACAGGCTATTTTGTTTTAGAAGTTGCTTTAGCCAAAGGGTTAGAGTTTGATGAAGTAGTCATGGTAAAAACAAAAGCAGAACAAAATAAAAATATTCTTTATACAATGGCTACACGCGCGATGCATCATCTATGGATTTATACTTCAAAAGAAGAAGTGCCAGCATGGTTAAAAAATATCCCCAATACGCTCTATCAGAAGAAAGACTAG
- the secG gene encoding preprotein translocase subunit SecG — protein MYNALVVILIIISILIIATVMMQPSKQNSAASAFTGGADQLFGKQKARGFVAVMQRATTVLAILWMAIALILAIMNAK, from the coding sequence ATGTACAATGCGCTGGTTGTAATTTTAATTATTATTTCCATTTTAATTATCGCTACAGTGATGATGCAACCAAGCAAGCAAAATAGTGCCGCTTCTGCCTTTACTGGTGGAGCAGACCAATTATTTGGTAAGCAAAAAGCACGCGGATTTGTAGCTGTAATGCAACGTGCTACAACAGTTTTAGCAATCTTGTGGATGGCAATTGCACTAATTTTAGCAATAATGAATGCGAAATAA
- the mvk gene encoding mevalonate kinase has protein sequence MKTKGIGITHGKAILMGEHSVVYGEPCIAIPLLSLQVKAKVEKAAIGTLNCNLYTGPIQSLPESLKNIQVAIQTSCQKCGISFPLSVEIQSDLPQERGMGSSAAVAGAIIKAIFDLAEKPLSEETLCLFINEAEKITHGRPSGIDAIATTHSYACYFIKEKALEILPLSLNADLIVADTGILGNTKEAVQWVKEHYQEKNYQEAIQKLGKLTKEAKKEIQAANVPALGQLLTAAQKELKEIGVSHPALERLIHIANQYGAYGSKLTGGGRGGCMIALCPPEKTKIICQHLQNEAKYVWHFHLKE, from the coding sequence ATGAAAACAAAAGGTATTGGCATTACCCATGGAAAAGCAATTTTAATGGGTGAACATTCCGTGGTTTATGGTGAACCTTGTATCGCAATCCCTCTTCTTTCTTTGCAAGTAAAAGCAAAAGTAGAAAAAGCAGCGATTGGAACCTTAAATTGTAATTTATATACTGGACCGATACAATCTTTACCTGAATCCTTAAAAAATATACAAGTAGCCATCCAAACTAGTTGTCAAAAATGTGGCATTTCTTTCCCTTTATCCGTAGAAATTCAAAGTGATTTACCTCAAGAACGTGGAATGGGATCAAGTGCTGCTGTCGCTGGGGCAATTATTAAAGCAATTTTTGACTTGGCAGAAAAACCATTATCCGAAGAAACATTATGTCTCTTCATTAATGAGGCAGAAAAAATTACGCATGGACGTCCTAGTGGTATTGATGCGATTGCTACTACTCATTCTTATGCTTGTTATTTTATTAAAGAGAAAGCATTGGAAATTTTACCTTTGTCTTTGAATGCTGATTTAATTGTGGCAGACACAGGAATTTTAGGAAATACAAAAGAAGCTGTCCAATGGGTAAAAGAACATTATCAAGAAAAAAATTATCAAGAAGCGATTCAAAAGTTAGGAAAATTAACAAAAGAAGCTAAAAAAGAAATTCAAGCTGCCAATGTTCCTGCTTTAGGACAATTATTAACAGCAGCCCAAAAGGAATTAAAGGAAATTGGTGTCTCCCATCCAGCTTTAGAACGCTTAATTCATATTGCAAATCAATATGGTGCTTATGGAAGTAAATTAACCGGCGGGGGCCGTGGTGGTTGTATGATTGCACTTTGTCCCCCTGAAAAAACAAAAATAATTTGCCAACATTTACAAAATGAAGCAAAATATGTTTGGCATTTTCACTTAAAGGAGTGA